One Kribbella sp. NBC_00662 genomic region harbors:
- a CDS encoding YbdK family carboxylate-amine ligase, whose protein sequence is MTNAKSPATATPDAGHLRALFSGTAAGTVGLEEELLVVRRDSWLPADAGAVVAGAGDSRVKRELPACQLEIATSVHVEVADAVEELRSCRLLVADVCDQDVTAIAAPVHPLVDGPTGLSGTARAAGLGTRYREVIGRQLVSSLQVHLAFGDADCTLGVYHALRDRLPELAALAAASPFAAGRDTGLCSARPVIASQLPRQGVPPIIASWEQYADDLAWAVRGGAVADASEWWWELRPHVGYGTLELRVLDVQPTVEQTSAIARFVHALAAGLADLHRLGDLLPPAPTWRIAENRWSALRDGVGGQLLDLRTGESLPTRSCIQELVDIAEPYARDGLDEVRAMIEHPLVETLRALGPKRAVPWLAEVFTA, encoded by the coding sequence GTGACCAATGCCAAGTCCCCCGCCACGGCGACGCCTGACGCCGGTCACCTTCGCGCGTTGTTCTCCGGTACAGCGGCGGGGACGGTGGGGCTCGAGGAAGAGCTGCTGGTGGTACGTCGGGATAGTTGGCTGCCCGCAGATGCCGGCGCAGTGGTTGCGGGAGCCGGGGACTCACGGGTGAAGCGTGAGCTGCCGGCCTGCCAGCTGGAGATTGCGACGTCCGTGCACGTTGAAGTGGCTGACGCGGTTGAGGAACTCCGCAGTTGCCGCCTGCTCGTCGCTGATGTCTGCGATCAGGACGTCACCGCGATCGCGGCGCCGGTCCACCCCCTCGTCGACGGACCCACCGGGCTGTCGGGCACTGCGCGGGCCGCTGGGCTCGGGACGCGCTACCGCGAGGTGATCGGTCGGCAGTTGGTCTCCTCGTTGCAGGTGCACCTGGCCTTCGGTGACGCCGACTGCACGCTAGGCGTGTACCACGCGCTGCGGGATCGGCTGCCGGAATTGGCTGCATTGGCCGCGGCCTCGCCGTTCGCTGCGGGACGTGACACCGGGTTGTGTTCGGCGCGTCCGGTGATCGCCTCCCAGCTGCCTAGACAGGGTGTGCCGCCGATCATCGCCTCGTGGGAGCAGTACGCCGACGACCTGGCCTGGGCTGTCCGCGGAGGTGCCGTGGCTGACGCGTCGGAGTGGTGGTGGGAGCTTCGACCCCACGTCGGATACGGCACGCTCGAGCTGCGGGTCCTCGACGTACAGCCAACCGTGGAACAGACCAGCGCTATTGCCCGGTTCGTACACGCGCTCGCGGCCGGGCTCGCCGACCTCCATCGTCTCGGCGATCTCCTTCCACCCGCTCCGACATGGAGGATCGCGGAGAACCGGTGGTCTGCGCTTCGCGACGGCGTCGGGGGACAGCTCCTCGACCTGCGGACCGGTGAATCCCTGCCCACCCGGAGCTGCATTCAGGAGCTCGTGGACATCGCCGAGCCATACGCGAGGGACGGTCTGGACGAGGTACGAGCGATGATCGAACACCCTCTCGTGGAGACGCTTCGAGCCCTGGGTCCCAAGCGCGCGGTCCCATGGCTGGCGGAGGTCTTCACCGCATGA